A part of Roseofilum casamattae BLCC-M143 genomic DNA contains:
- a CDS encoding helix-turn-helix domain-containing protein, with the protein MKQHKSKISSAPEFEQLKSVLIELGAKLQETRQEQGLSLDYISTKTHIRQSLLRAIEEGRLEQLPEPVYVHYFLREYANLLGLDGSTFARPFPSESRFQFLSAARFSLPVLQLRPIHLYLLYIAIIFGSVNGLSSFIERSIGSSAGYLVENAQPTSERVATATAASPVIASEPPSPSIPSQPLEVADPATSPRRPEPQPPTIATITPTQNASSEPVRVNVSVSEAAWVRVEADGETTFEGTLTKGTKQTWVANQKLIILTGNAGGVSVALNEGEAEQLGENGAVEEVIFTASRL; encoded by the coding sequence ATGAAACAACACAAGAGCAAAATATCCTCTGCACCTGAGTTTGAGCAATTGAAAAGCGTTTTAATCGAACTAGGGGCAAAACTGCAAGAAACTCGTCAGGAACAAGGTCTGAGTCTGGATTATATTTCGACGAAAACCCACATCCGACAGAGCCTGCTCCGAGCAATTGAAGAAGGGAGATTAGAGCAATTACCCGAACCGGTTTATGTTCATTACTTTCTTCGGGAATACGCCAACCTTTTAGGATTGGATGGGAGTACTTTTGCCAGGCCTTTCCCTTCCGAATCTCGCTTTCAGTTCCTCTCTGCCGCGCGGTTCTCCTTGCCGGTACTGCAACTGCGTCCAATCCACCTATACTTGCTCTATATCGCGATTATTTTTGGTTCGGTTAATGGGTTATCGTCCTTTATCGAACGCTCCATCGGTTCGTCTGCCGGTTATTTGGTAGAAAACGCTCAACCCACCTCAGAGAGAGTTGCCACGGCGACCGCTGCCTCGCCCGTCATCGCCTCCGAACCGCCATCGCCATCAATACCTTCCCAACCCCTTGAGGTTGCCGATCCTGCCACCTCTCCCAGGCGACCCGAACCGCAACCTCCGACCATCGCCACCATCACTCCTACCCAAAATGCCTCCTCAGAACCAGTTCGCGTCAATGTGTCGGTGAGCGAGGCCGCTTGGGTGCGCGTCGAAGCTGACGGGGAGACGACCTTTGAAGGAACCTTGACTAAGGGCACAAAGCAAACTTGGGTGGCCAACCAGAAATTGATTATTCTCACTGGGAATGCTGGGGGCGTGTCCGTTGCCTTGAATGAAGGCGAGGCCGAGCAATTGGGCGAAAATGGAGCTGTAGAAGAAGTCATCTTCACTGCTAGCCGACTTTAG
- a CDS encoding pseudouridine synthase: MNSSTTIKGDLSPAVHEERLQKILARWGVASRRRAEILIQQGRVRINGRVVDRPGQKANPDRDRIEVDGNLLQPQQQPQPLYLLLHKPLGTISTCHDPQHRRTVLDLLPPELRAATGLHPVGRLDAQSTGALLLTNDGDLTFQLTHPRHGIPKTYHVWIEGTPNDPVLHHWRTGVYYEGIKTLPARVKRIQTNRKHQTLLEIILHEGRNRQIRKVAETLGFPVVRLHRIAIGPIQVHPLSAGQYRSLRPYELERLKENCGRNNIGGEGA; this comes from the coding sequence GTGAATAGCAGCACAACAATTAAGGGAGATTTGAGTCCCGCAGTACATGAGGAACGATTGCAAAAAATCTTAGCCCGTTGGGGAGTTGCTTCCCGACGAAGAGCAGAGATCTTAATTCAGCAAGGCCGAGTCCGGATTAATGGTCGCGTTGTCGATCGCCCGGGGCAAAAAGCCAATCCCGATCGCGATCGCATCGAAGTGGATGGCAACCTGCTGCAACCCCAGCAGCAGCCGCAGCCACTCTATTTGCTCTTACATAAACCCTTAGGGACCATTTCCACCTGTCATGACCCCCAACATCGCCGTACCGTTCTCGATCTACTTCCTCCCGAGTTGCGCGCGGCGACTGGGCTGCATCCTGTGGGTCGTTTAGATGCCCAATCTACTGGGGCCTTATTACTCACCAATGATGGAGACTTAACCTTTCAACTGACTCATCCTCGCCATGGCATTCCCAAGACCTACCATGTCTGGATCGAGGGCACTCCTAACGACCCAGTACTTCACCATTGGAGGACAGGCGTGTACTATGAAGGCATCAAAACTCTACCTGCTAGAGTTAAACGAATCCAGACAAATAGAAAACACCAAACCTTGTTGGAGATTATTTTGCATGAAGGTCGCAATCGGCAAATCCGCAAAGTCGCAGAAACTCTGGGCTTTCCAGTGGTTCGCCTTCATCGAATTGCGATCGGACCGATTCAAGTGCATCCCTTAAGTGCGGGACAATATCGGTCTCTGAGACCCTATGAACTAGAGCGATTAAAGGAAAACTGTGGTAGAAACAATATCGGTGGTGAAGGAGCGTAA